In Poecile atricapillus isolate bPoeAtr1 chromosome 1, bPoeAtr1.hap1, whole genome shotgun sequence, the sequence aattcctgcagctgggaagggaggaaaagatCCTGTCCCTGACTCTGGGAGTGTTGGTTTATGGGGTTACTGTGTGCTGACAACCTCAAGTTtatcaggggaggtttaggttggatattggggaaaatttcCTCATGGGAAAGGtggtccagccctggcacagctgctcagggcagtgctggagcagccgtccctggagggatttaaaagctaTGGggatgtgacacttggggacacggcTCAGAGGTGGCCTTGGTAGTGCTGGGGAACAATTGGGCTCAATGGTGTTGAAGGGCTTTTCAAAccttaaaaatggaaatattcagaaaatgtaatttttaaaagatcaaatattttgtgtatttaaaaaacCTCAAGTGCTGAGTTGATATCAAACAGAACTTTGGATTTTCCTGAGGAAAAGGAGCACTTGGAGATgtgtcccactgtcccagtgAGCTTGTGAAGGAGTCAGACGTGGTTCTGACAGAGCAGATGGCTGAGGATCTCCGTGCTGGGAGTCCCAGCCAGGCTGTGAACACAGGGAGCTGGAAGGGCAATTCCAGGACTAACAGACACTTGCCTGTGCTTTCAGAGAGGCAGGATAGAAGATGTGGTGGTCAGCGGGGAgtgcagagggaagcagctTGGAAAACTGTGAGTATTCCCCACCTGTGCCATTCAGCAAGCCCTTCCCTACACCTCACACCTTCCTGCCAAGCACCTGGGAAGAATTCAGCCAGCAGGGATCACCAGCTGGAAATAAAATGAtctgcaggaaaacacagaCAGTGCTGTGAGCCCTCAGTGGTGTGATAATGTAACTAATTAAATATTCACTCACCCAGAATTTAACTCctgatttttttatcttttccagaTTAACGTCCACTCTCACCCTGCTAAGTAAGAGACTGAACTGTTACAAAATCACGCTTGAGTGTCTGCCCAAAAATGTGGATTTCTACAAGAAGTTTGGCTATTTGGTATCTGAAGAAAACTACATGTTTCAACGGTTCTTTAATTAACAATTTCTAGGtgttttgggttctttttttttttttcttggaaagacTGTTGGTGGAGTGCTACAAACATTCTCTCCGTGGAAAATTTCTATAGTTTATTGCTGCAAATGTAACAATCCCTCTAAATAATGAACATCAAATGTGTAAatcttaggggaaaaaaaaaattactgaggtTTTAGAAAGGGTCCTCTGGGTTAGAAAATAAGTTTAGAACTAATTTTTACTACTGTGGAGTCGAGGTGAAGCTTTTCTGTTCTAGCTGAATTACAAAAGGACTCGTTAAAGGGATGGTTTTTAACCAAAGGTATATATTTTTATCTCAAATTTTTTCTTGCATTGTATTTTTCTAAAGGTTTGTGCTTCTTTTCTCAGTAGCCAAAGGACAGCCCCTGGgactgtcctggctgtgctgatgGAAGGATGACGTAGCTGGGGAAGGGATGAGGCTTCTCTTATGCAGAATTAGTGACACAGAACAGGCCTTAGTTCTGGCTTTTTCCATGACATCTCATGGAAGTGCTGGTGGTGCATCAGAAGTTTTATAGGCACTGTTTTCCAAGACTGGATCTGTTACTGTTGGTACAGGTTAGGGAGAATCCTTAAAGGCTGTGCTGAATTCCCAGTCTAAAAATGGATGTGTGCTTCTCACTGCAGGGCTCCTGCACTTTAGCTGATAACTTGGTTTTCAggataattacttttttttctgacataaaAACCCCAGATGTGGTttgcagcagggcagagggtAACTGGGAAACTGGAATGTCTGAAGGAATGTGTCCCAGATGGAGTGGGATTCTGGCTGTCAGTGGGAAGGGGATTGGGATGAGCAGATTCACATGAGGGAGCGGGGGGTGTTCAGCCCAGAAAAGCCTTAGAGCCACTTCCAGGGActaaaaaggagggagagggcaggacaaagggaatggcttcccactgcctgagggcagggagagatgggataatgggaaggaattcctgatgtgagggaggtgagcccctggcacagggtgcccagagaagctgtggctgcccctggatccctggaagtgcccaaggccaggctggacagggcttggagcagcctgggatagtggaaggtgtccctgttggaatgagatgagttcaaggtcccttccaagccaaaccattctgggatttacTGAACCCTGGCACAGCAAAGCAGGAGAGAAATGCCCTCCTTCTGCTCCTGAgggattgctgctgctgctgctgcagagcttccCTCTTGCTGCAAGATTGGATCAATGATTTTAGCACTTTTGCCAGGGGTGGAAAGCAAGTAACGTCCAAAGCCCCGGTGCCAACAGTGGTGTTTTGTGTGGGGAGTGACAAATCCCACAGGCATGAATAGGGCATTATACCCAGGCTGGGCTGTTTGTGGGCAGCCAGGGCCTCCACACTGTCCTGCTTTGTGCTCTGGAGAGCGACTCTACAGTGCTGGGGGCTCTGCTTGATCTTCCTGAGGGTTCTCCACTCCATCCACTGTCTCCTTGGTGATGTCTGCTTTAtttattgattatttttttaaagaatagcTTTGTTTAAGCTGAATAAATGATTGCTACCTGGATCTGGACTGTTTTTCATGGAGTGAGGATGTGCTTGttgagcagcactgctgcagttACCTGTTCCCCTTCCCTAGGCTGAAAAGAACACTTTTAGCAATTCCATATGGATTTCTCTCCCAGGAGAAAGCAGATGTGCTCCTCTGACACCTCAAGCCCTGACTCTTGTTCTGTAAAGCAACTCCTGCTTTCTGCTGGCCCAAGTGACTGAGGTTGATTTTTTGCCTTTCAGAGTTTTAATTAATTCAGAATTTCCACCGATTTAAAGTGGATTATTTGAATTCCATGGTATCTACACCATCTCAAGAGCCCCAGGCCCTCATTAAGAGTTAATGAGAAGATCAGAGTGAGGAGCAGGTGCTGTGGCCCCGCTCAGATCGCTCAGATCGTTGTCAAGCAGCTGAATGGGGTTGAAAGCTGGGGTTTGTGGCTGCAACACAATGGCCCTGCCGGGCACAGCCCCCTCAGAGCAGCTCAAGAGCTCTTTGTTCATCCCAGAGGTGACATTCCCACCCCTCTGGAaaaactgcagcagctcctgtgaaTTTATCCACAGTGCAACCGGCTCAAGAGGGAAAAGCAAAGGCCCCTATCTATttattatgtatatataaaaatagatctaaaataaagatataaatatgtatattgtAGATGTAGATATAAAATCTATTAGGGCtatgtattttatgtatatataaaatctaTATATGACacataatatatacatattttatatatatacatctaGAGAgactatacatatatatgtatatatgaattttatatatatgtatatataaaatcaaCCATGACCTCCTTGAGGCAAACACCAAACCTTTCATAAATGTTTTCCCCTGGGAAGCTCTTCCCTGGACACACAAGCATCTGGGTACCTCTGTTTTAGATTATATATAATTCTATATAGTTATGTAgatatctttatatattttaatataaatatatataatcaTAGAAATACTATAGATATAAAACCAGCAGTATTTGGACGCATAGTTGATAATACTTGAGAATCTcagactggtttgggctggaagggacctcaaagcccatctcACTCCAGCCCTTGCCCTGGGacacttccactgtcccagtttgctccaagccttgtccagcctTGCCtggaacacttttttttttgtcagaaccAGCCCTAACAGCACTACCAGCTTCTCCAGAGGTTGAATGTTAACTCCTCCCTGCAATTAAATTTTCTGCCTAAGACCTTTCCCACCCTGAGGGAGAGATCTCCAGTTCCCTCACTCTGCTTCCCCCCCTTAAGCTGGAAAAGGCAATTTCAGCCCCTCACTGAAGAGCTGTGgattcccaaaaatttgggcgtTGCAGTTTTGTGTTTGTACCTGGGAAATCAAACATAATTCACCCTCCAACTTCTCTTTCCAGTTCACAGTGAGGGACCCTGCTTCCAATTCCTGCCTTTAGTTCCACCCCTAAAAACAAATATTGAAACATCTTCTGGCAGTGAAACTACAGCAGACAGACACAGGAAGTTTTAAATAGACAGCTTAGTAATAGATCTGAGGAAAATTAAATCTCAGAATCCCTTAGGATCTGACAGGCAGACAGACCAGAATGACTGTAAAAGGCACCAGGAGGGGGtaatgccaggaaaaaaaactggaTTGATGAAAAATCCTTCGTCATGGAGCTTGTCAGTAGGAAGGGAGTGTTCCCAGGACCCCAGAGAGAACAGACCCAGACACAGAAGAGTCTGGAGAGATGAATCAGTGCCTTCCATCTGTGTTTcatccctccccttccccagggaCCTGAAATAGAGAGGGAGTTGATGTTTCCCAGCccagttccagcagcagctcagtgtctgggggctgtgcagggccaggcaCAGCCCCACCGCTGCCATGTGGGAATGCATTTCCCAACACCCCAGAGCATTCCTCACACAGGATCAGTTCAGAGCAGGAACAAACCCTCTACaactgcaaaaccagcacaggacACTGACACAGTGCACTTCTCCAGGAGATAAAGCACTTccctttttccagctgaaaagtTCCCAACAAAAGCATCacactatttatttatttattgcagactttttttcccccctgaagGAATGACTCTCCTCCATCACAGCTGTAGGTGGCACAGGGTagcagcaggaatgggaatgtgcTGCTGGATGCTCTGATCCCCAAATCCTGAGCCCGTTTTTCCCCTGGTAAAACACAGTCTGCTCACCAAGCTCAGACTTCCCAAAACCACAAGTTTTTCTAACAGCCTTGTGCCTGTTTTCTAACAGCACAGTGCTCCCAAATCATTCCAGCCCTGGCTTTTAGGCAACAAACATTGGGAATAAAGCAGATGCAGAACCAGGACTGTGCTTGCAcaacacctctgtgctgctgagacaGGAGAGTTACAGCTGCACAAACCACCCTGATCCCCAATCAGAAAAGCTCAAGGCACCAAGAAGCATTTCCTTAGCTGAGTCTAATATTTTACAAGGGCTGAGCTGAATCCTTTAAGTCTTGATCCCATCATGGGCACTGCCCTGGGCCTCAGTTTTCAAAgagttttcagttttcaaatcCAATTTTTACCTTTAATTATGCTACTACTGCCTTGCAACAGCAACTACTCCTTGAAAACCAGTTTGAGGATGTTCTAGATAGATCAACTTGAATTACCCTCTATGTTTATATTCCTACAGCACATTTCTGGTAAATACATACTGAGAACAAGGTGAATTTTAGCAAACTTTTTCTTTACTAAAGTCTCTCGTTATAAATTACACAAATAACTTTATAAACAAATCCCCCCCCGCTTGCATTTTGTTTAAAGTAATAACTTTATATCatacaaataaagaaatttCAAGTATGAAAAGTGCATTATTGCAATAATACCTCTTTGCAAGTCCAAAAATCTTGGTTTAGAATAAAACTGTAAAGTGTAAAAAAGGAGTAAAACAATCAGTGCCATCTATTCATTCAAGAAGTCCAACATCTTAAAAATGATGCTTAGTGTGTTGCAGAGGCAGATTTACATCTGAAAGCAACATGTAATTGAAAAGAAGCTatgtgtgttcattgttttgcattaatttgtgttttgttttttgtttttcccctagTTTCCTTCACCTTTCTTGGCAGGAATTCTCACTACAACCAGCGCTTGTCCTCAGCCATCACCcgttctgtgctgctgccacctgcATGGTGCCAAGGTCTTCATCCTCCTCGTGCATCCGCTTCAAACTCCCTGCAGCAGGCAAGAGGGAACTTCAGCCATGGGAAACCAGGATATTTAAACACTTCACATTAAAGTTTAAACTAAGAGGCTTGAACACCAAAGAGTTTGGGATTCTGCTGCTAAAGGTTTGCTTAAAAATCACCTCACAGCCCCGGTAGGAGAAGCTTCTCACCTGTGCTGCCAGGTGGGACTGAGAGGGatctctccagctgcagaggtGACATCATCTGGATGGTTAATTTTGCTAGATAGATGGCTTCATATTCCTGGAAAGGTCCAAAAATGTTGATTGGAATTACTTTGGCATAAAGCTTTGTAAGGATGAGCAGGGCTAATTCAGAGAATATCTCATATTCAGGCACAGATTTGGGAGGAGGAGAATTCTCTGTTGCTTTGACATGAATGACAAAAACCATCAGGAagtcagaggaaaagaaaagttcAAGGATGACTAAAGAAATGGATTTAAGGAACAAACAACAtttcctctgcagctccttcaaCACCAAAGAAGACATTTCAGAGCCTCTTAATCACTGCACaaatcagaatttttatttctcctccaTTCCTGGATTTGCTTTGTCCAAAGCTTCAGTCTGAGGAACTGAGGTGCCCACTCATCTTCCTCCCAAGCTTTACTCCTGCTCCTGACATTTCCTTGAAGCATATTAGTATAAATGTCTGTTTGGCAGGAAGATGATTCATTAAATGGCTTTTCAGTTATGattaggaataaaaaaaaagtcacctgAAGTTGATGGACAAATCCAGCATTAGGATTAATACAGAATCTTCTTTCTTGGACATAAGTAAATGCATCCCttaaaaagaggagaaaacacttcagtgaaaaatacataaaagtcTCAGTGTCAGTTTGAGTCTTCCTTCAGATTATCAGTTCTTCAGAACCTCTAAACTCTGCCCAGAGCTGGTTTTTACAACTGCAATTGCTTGGCCAAAGCAGGAAGCAGCAGTTGTACAATTCTGTTTGCCCACCCCGATGCTCATCTCATTTTCCTGTTCAACACAGGCTCAGAACAGCCCCTGGGGCCTCTCCCAAGGTTTTATCCATGGATAGAGGCTGGTGCcctaattcttaaaaaaaaaaagtgtgtaaACACAACTGCAGTGAAGtaaaatggaataattttattattccagCCCCTGGTAAAGTCTTAGGTAAGGCACTGAGACTGAGTGAAAACACAACAGTTTCTCTTCCCTCCAAAATCATTATTCACTCACACCACCTGAATTAAAACCTGAATAGCTCTTCTTACCTGTACTTCACCCCAAATGTTTCCATTATGTATGCAATAACTAAGGcagcactggaaaaataaaacccaaacaaataaataagtaaaatatcttttaattgtttaaaaatattcgTATCAGGATGGATCATTTCCTACCTTCTAGAAATCCCTGCGTTCCCATGGACAAGAACTTTTCctgagaagataaaaaaaacaaccaaaattaACCATATTTGTATAAATTGAATAAAATTCTTTGAAGTGTGGTTTTCCCATGTTATGAAGAACCAGGCAGCAGCAAGGCACATCCAAGAAAAACAGGTGTTGTCTTCCTTGACCCTGAATTTCTGGAATATCTGTCCTTTGGGATACAGGAGCTGGGATTCCTGCTCCTGGGAGGATTCTGAGTGACAGAATGCAGATTTCAGCTCCTGCATTAGATAGGGGGACAAGAAAACTTCATACACAGAACTCAGCTGTGTTTCaagtgaaaaaaccccaaaccccagaggTTGATTTTCCAGTTAGAGGCAAAAGGAAAGAACAATTACTCTGAATTTGTCTAATGGAGTTCAAATCAAGCATAATAAACCCCCCAAGTTTAAGAAAAGCTCGTATTTGAGAGCCTCTAAAACACACCCCTAAGTTTGTTTTTAGGCTTTAACAATACCTTAataaatgagggaaaaaataatttaattttacctCCACTTTGTAAACTTCCATCAATAAATTCTTtagtctgaaaagaaaaaaaaatacaagactCAAACTTTCAGATTATTTTAAGTGCAAGTAGTAATAACTTCTAAATTTGgtataatttttatatcagTCTTTATTTACAGTGACAATAATGCACTTTATGTAGACTTAAACCTCACTTCAACTGGACatatgtattt encodes:
- the STYX gene encoding serine/threonine/tyrosine-interacting protein isoform X1, which translates into the protein MELAKPAFPALPQAKEDSEDWTYPMRREMQEILPGLFLGPYSSAMKSKLPILQKHGITHVICIRQNIEANFIKPNFQQLFRYLVLDIADNPVENIIRFFPMTKEFIDGSLQSGGKVLVHGNAGISRSAALVIAYIMETFGVKYRDAFTYVQERRFCINPNAGFVHQLQVTFFLFLIITEKPFNESSSCQTDIYTNMLQGNVRSRSKAWEEDEWAPQFLRLKLWTKQIQEWRRNKNSDLCSD
- the STYX gene encoding serine/threonine/tyrosine-interacting protein isoform X2 → MELAKPAFPALPQAKEDSEDWTYPMRREMQEILPGLFLGPYSSAMKSKLPILQKHGITHVICIRQNIEANFIKPNFQQLFRYLVLDIADNPVENIIRFFPMTKEFIDGSLQSGGKVLVHGNAGISRSAALVIAYIMETFGVKYRDAFTYVQERRFCINPNAGFVHQLQEYEAIYLAKLTIQMMSPLQLERSLSVPPGSTGSLKRMHEEDEDLGTMQVAAAQNG